The proteins below come from a single Pseudarthrobacter sp. SSS035 genomic window:
- a CDS encoding glycoside hydrolase family 32 protein — MTHDFSRRHVLQGTGAGALALFMSSGMPITAAQAQGSLRAVYHLTPPSGWLCDPQRPVYANGAHHLYYLHSGQNNGPGGWDHATTTDGVTFTHHGVALPLQPDFPVWSGSAVVDTSNTAGFGAGAIVALATQPTGNIRKYQEQYLYWSTDGGYTFTALPNPVIFNSDGRTATTPAEIENAEWFRDPKIHWDAARSEWVCVIGRARYAAFYTSPNLRDWQLKRNFDYPNHALGGIECPDLFQMTANDGTRHWVLGASMDAYSVGLPMTFAYWTGAWDGEQFITNNLDPQSLDWGWDWYAAVTWPAVDAPDERRYAVAWMNNWKYAARDVPTDASDGYNGQNSIVRELRLERQPEGWYSLLSAPVGALSNYVSSTTVLPDRTVNGSAVLPWSGSAYELELDISWDAAANVGVSVGRSANGTRHTNVGKYVDEVYVDRAPSDQGGFSLVPYTRAAAPIDAAARSVHLRIFVDKQSVEVFVNAGQTVLSQQVHFADGDTGISLYADGGPATFSGITIREFS; from the coding sequence ATGACCCATGATTTTTCTCGGCGCCACGTCCTGCAAGGCACAGGAGCAGGAGCACTCGCCCTGTTCATGAGCAGCGGCATGCCCATCACGGCCGCCCAGGCCCAGGGATCACTGCGTGCCGTCTACCACCTGACCCCGCCGTCCGGCTGGCTCTGCGACCCGCAGCGCCCGGTGTATGCCAACGGCGCCCACCACCTCTACTACCTGCACTCCGGGCAGAACAACGGCCCCGGCGGATGGGACCACGCCACAACCACCGACGGGGTGACCTTCACCCATCACGGCGTCGCACTGCCGCTGCAGCCAGACTTTCCCGTGTGGTCGGGCTCGGCAGTCGTCGACACGTCAAACACTGCGGGCTTCGGCGCAGGGGCCATCGTGGCGCTCGCGACGCAGCCCACCGGCAACATCCGCAAGTACCAGGAGCAGTACCTGTACTGGTCAACCGACGGCGGTTACACCTTCACGGCCCTCCCCAATCCGGTGATCTTCAATTCCGACGGCCGGACCGCGACGACACCGGCGGAGATCGAGAACGCGGAATGGTTCCGCGACCCGAAGATCCACTGGGATGCGGCGCGCAGCGAGTGGGTGTGCGTAATCGGCCGAGCCCGATACGCAGCGTTCTACACCTCACCGAATCTGCGCGACTGGCAGCTGAAACGCAACTTCGACTACCCGAATCACGCGCTTGGCGGCATCGAGTGCCCCGACCTTTTCCAAATGACCGCCAATGACGGCACACGGCACTGGGTGCTCGGCGCAAGCATGGACGCCTACAGCGTCGGCCTGCCAATGACCTTCGCCTACTGGACAGGCGCGTGGGATGGCGAACAATTTATCACCAACAACCTCGACCCGCAGTCGCTCGATTGGGGCTGGGACTGGTACGCCGCCGTGACCTGGCCGGCGGTCGATGCACCGGACGAGCGACGGTACGCGGTGGCCTGGATGAACAACTGGAAGTACGCCGCGCGCGATGTTCCCACCGATGCCTCCGACGGGTACAACGGCCAGAACTCGATCGTGCGCGAGCTGCGCCTGGAGCGTCAGCCAGAAGGCTGGTACAGCCTACTCAGCGCCCCTGTCGGGGCGCTCTCAAACTACGTCAGCTCGACAACCGTGCTGCCCGACCGCACCGTGAACGGCAGCGCCGTGCTGCCGTGGAGCGGCAGCGCCTACGAACTCGAACTCGACATCTCGTGGGATGCGGCCGCGAACGTCGGCGTATCGGTGGGGCGCTCCGCCAACGGCACGCGCCACACGAACGTCGGCAAGTACGTTGACGAGGTCTACGTCGACCGCGCCCCTTCGGACCAGGGCGGCTTCTCGCTCGTGCCGTACACTCGTGCGGCGGCGCCCATCGACGCCGCCGCACGCTCAGTGCACCTGCGCATTTTCGTCGACAAACAGAGCGTCGAAGTCTTCGTTAATGCCGGGCAAACGGTGCTCTCGCAGCAGGTGCACTTCGCAGACGGCGACACCGGAATCTCGCTGTACGCCGACGGCGGCCCTGCGACCTTCTCCGGAATCACCATCCGCGAATTCAGTTAG
- a CDS encoding NADP-dependent oxidoreductase — translation MRAFVVTKYKGALQESNVPEPTVGERDVLVQVQAAGLNVLDEKIRAGEFKQILPYRLPLIAGNDVAGTVIRVGSKVRAFKPGDEVYARPGQDRIGTFAERIAIAEADLALKPASISMEEAGSLPLVALTAWQALVERGNVGPGQKVLIHAGAGGVGSTAIQLAKHLGATVATTASASNMDFVRELGADTVIDYRSQDFEQLLSGYDLVLDSLGGGNLEKSLRVLKPGGKAIGIAGPPDPAFAREAGLNPVLRLAISGLSAGIRRQARKLGVSYEFLFMRASGDQLRQITALIDGGALRPVVGRVFPFGQTIEALEGLEKGGIRGKAVISNP, via the coding sequence ATGAGAGCGTTCGTCGTCACAAAGTACAAGGGCGCACTGCAGGAATCGAATGTTCCTGAGCCCACAGTGGGGGAGCGGGATGTGCTGGTGCAGGTGCAGGCCGCGGGCCTCAATGTGCTCGATGAGAAGATCCGGGCGGGCGAGTTCAAGCAGATCCTGCCGTACCGGCTTCCTTTGATCGCCGGAAATGATGTCGCGGGAACCGTCATCCGTGTCGGTTCGAAGGTACGCGCGTTCAAGCCTGGCGACGAGGTTTACGCACGCCCCGGCCAGGACCGCATCGGCACGTTCGCCGAGCGAATCGCCATCGCCGAGGCCGATCTGGCGCTGAAACCGGCTTCAATCAGCATGGAGGAGGCGGGCTCGCTTCCACTAGTCGCGCTGACCGCGTGGCAGGCGCTTGTTGAGCGCGGCAACGTGGGGCCCGGCCAGAAGGTCCTCATCCACGCCGGCGCCGGGGGAGTCGGATCGACCGCGATCCAGCTCGCCAAGCACCTCGGCGCAACCGTCGCGACCACAGCAAGTGCCTCAAACATGGACTTCGTGCGCGAGCTCGGCGCAGACACCGTCATTGACTACCGCAGCCAAGACTTCGAACAGCTCCTGAGCGGCTACGACTTGGTGCTGGACAGCCTGGGCGGCGGAAATCTCGAGAAGTCCCTGCGCGTGCTCAAGCCTGGCGGCAAAGCGATCGGCATTGCCGGGCCTCCGGACCCGGCATTTGCCCGCGAAGCCGGCCTGAACCCGGTGCTCCGCCTGGCGATCAGCGGCCTCAGCGCAGGGATCCGCCGGCAGGCCAGGAAGCTCGGCGTCAGTTACGAGTTCCTGTTCATGCGCGCCAGCGGCGACCAGCTGCGCCAGATCACCGCACTGATCGACGGCGGCGCGCTCCGCCCCGTCGTCGGCCGCGTTTTCCCTTTCGGCCAGACCATCGAGGCCCTCGAGGGTCTGGAAAAGGGCGGCATCCGTGGCAAGGCCGTCATCAGCAACCCCTGA
- a CDS encoding alpha/beta fold hydrolase, whose amino-acid sequence MNAHEPLNEPVVMSYAKAPASAISAGGVTYAYRELGPKGGIPVIFFVHLAATLDNWDPRIIDPIAKNHHVITFDNQGVGASTGRVPDSIEAMADDAYTFIKALGFDKIDIFSFSLGGMVAQDLVLKHPDLVRKLVLTGTGPRGGKDMDKVAGTTYYDMLRAALTRSDPKEFLFFNRDTAGKQAGKAFVKRLGERTADRDAPIKVKAFQTQLKAIRKWGRGTPANLSKITQPTLIANGDNDRMVPSILSHDLHRRINGSELIIYPGSGHGGIFQFHDKFAPAAVEFLDR is encoded by the coding sequence ATGAACGCGCACGAGCCCTTGAACGAACCCGTAGTTATGTCCTACGCCAAAGCGCCGGCCAGCGCCATCAGCGCCGGCGGCGTCACCTACGCCTACCGCGAGCTTGGACCCAAGGGTGGCATTCCCGTCATCTTCTTCGTCCATCTCGCCGCGACCTTGGATAACTGGGATCCACGCATCATCGACCCCATCGCAAAAAACCACCACGTCATCACGTTCGACAACCAGGGTGTGGGCGCCTCGACCGGCCGGGTGCCCGACAGCATCGAGGCGATGGCCGACGACGCCTACACCTTCATCAAGGCGCTCGGATTCGACAAGATCGACATCTTCTCCTTCTCCCTCGGCGGCATGGTTGCCCAGGACCTGGTGCTCAAGCACCCCGACCTCGTCCGCAAGCTCGTCCTCACCGGCACCGGCCCCAGGGGCGGCAAGGACATGGACAAGGTCGCCGGGACCACCTACTACGACATGCTCCGCGCGGCCCTGACCCGGTCCGACCCCAAGGAATTCCTGTTCTTCAACCGCGACACCGCGGGCAAGCAAGCCGGTAAAGCATTCGTGAAGCGACTCGGGGAGCGAACCGCCGACCGCGACGCGCCGATCAAGGTCAAGGCGTTCCAGACCCAGTTGAAAGCCATCAGGAAGTGGGGGCGCGGGACGCCGGCTAATCTGTCGAAGATCACCCAGCCCACCCTGATCGCCAACGGGGACAACGACCGGATGGTGCCCTCGATCCTCTCTCATGATCTGCACCGCCGCATCAACGGCTCCGAGCTGATCATCTACCCGGGTTCCGGCCACGGCGGTATCTTTCAGTTCCACGACAAGTTCGCCCCGGCGGCGGTGGAGTTTCTGGACCGCTGA
- a CDS encoding SDR family oxidoreductase has protein sequence MPSLKGSIVLVTGANGGIGTEFVHDALARGASKVYATARSPRNWEDERIVPLTLDVTDPASIQAAVEAAGDITVLINNAGASVASSGILTHTIEEIRTNVETNFLGPLFLTRAFAPTLSAREESAIINIHSALSWYAVAGIYSATKAALWSATNSLRLELAPAGVHVVGVHVGYVDTAMAAHATGPKMQPAELARAVFDAVEAGEYEVIADETTATVKAGLSGPVETLYPELRSTIV, from the coding sequence ATGCCCTCACTTAAAGGATCCATCGTCCTCGTAACCGGTGCGAACGGAGGCATTGGAACGGAGTTCGTTCACGACGCCCTCGCCCGCGGCGCAAGCAAGGTGTACGCCACAGCCCGGTCTCCCCGCAACTGGGAGGACGAGCGCATCGTCCCGCTCACCCTCGATGTCACGGACCCGGCCTCCATACAGGCAGCGGTCGAGGCCGCCGGGGACATCACGGTGTTGATCAACAACGCCGGAGCCTCCGTGGCCAGCAGTGGCATTCTCACCCACACCATTGAAGAAATCCGAACCAACGTCGAGACGAACTTCCTCGGCCCATTGTTCCTCACCCGGGCATTCGCTCCGACCCTGTCAGCGAGGGAAGAGTCTGCGATCATCAACATCCACTCCGCCCTGAGCTGGTACGCCGTCGCCGGCATCTACAGCGCCACCAAGGCCGCCCTCTGGTCGGCCACCAACTCACTGCGCCTGGAACTCGCCCCCGCAGGCGTCCACGTTGTGGGCGTACACGTCGGCTATGTCGACACCGCGATGGCTGCTCACGCCACTGGCCCAAAAATGCAGCCAGCCGAGCTGGCCAGGGCGGTCTTCGATGCTGTCGAGGCCGGCGAGTACGAGGTCATCGCTGACGAAACAACTGCGACAGTCAAAGCAGGGCTGAGCGGTCCAGTTGAAACGCTCTACCCCGAGCTGCGCAGCACGATCGTCTGA
- a CDS encoding TetR/AcrR family transcriptional regulator, translated as MSLASKSLGRRERNKQEKLDRITAAARELFSTHGVDDVTTQQIADRADIGTGTLFLYAKTKGELLLLVQNSSYVDALVRGRAAAAGIPEVLDAVMAIVRPVVECNRTQIDNGRTYLREMIFGDPEEPHHRDALALTGQTEEAIVAILRRDESVGEPEAAAQAHIISAIMFVSMAATVNIGSTVDDLLQDIRRQAEVLLSPKKSTPVR; from the coding sequence ATGTCGCTCGCATCCAAGTCCCTCGGCCGGCGCGAACGCAACAAGCAGGAGAAGCTTGACCGCATCACCGCTGCGGCCAGGGAACTCTTCTCAACGCATGGCGTCGACGACGTCACCACGCAGCAGATCGCCGATAGGGCCGACATCGGCACCGGCACGCTGTTCCTCTACGCCAAGACCAAGGGCGAGCTCCTCCTTCTCGTTCAGAACTCCAGCTATGTCGACGCGCTGGTACGCGGCCGGGCGGCGGCCGCGGGTATCCCCGAAGTCCTTGATGCCGTGATGGCAATCGTGCGGCCCGTCGTGGAATGCAACCGCACCCAGATTGACAACGGACGGACCTACTTGCGGGAAATGATCTTCGGGGATCCCGAAGAACCTCACCACCGGGACGCACTCGCCCTGACGGGTCAAACTGAGGAAGCCATCGTCGCGATCCTGCGGCGCGATGAAAGCGTCGGCGAACCCGAGGCCGCGGCCCAGGCGCACATCATCTCCGCCATTATGTTTGTCAGCATGGCGGCAACCGTCAATATCGGCAGCACCGTCGACGACCTTCTGCAGGACATCAGGAGACAGGCCGAGGTCCTCCTGAGCCCGAAGAAAAGTACTCCAGTTCGATGA
- a CDS encoding class III extradiol ring-cleavage dioxygenase — protein MTTQHDPFHPAVPAGAYDNLLAHALPRARAQKTWEPEDGPLPALFVSHGAPPTLDDPQWLDDLFTWSQSMPKPRAIVVVSAHWENAPLAISGAAAGTPLYYDFGGFHPRYYTLQYATPDATHLARRIAATLSDTTTVHHYADRGLDHGAFIPLMAMYPAADVPVVQLSMPSLDPEALLKLGQRLRQLRNEGILIIGSGFMTHSFAIMRNPALVGHTKAFDEWAADALSHGDIDALTDYRNKGPGVEVAHPTADHFVPLLLTLGAGSKLGAPATTAIDRLWFGNSIRSLQVA, from the coding sequence ATGACAACCCAGCATGACCCGTTCCACCCTGCAGTCCCCGCGGGTGCCTATGACAACCTGCTCGCCCACGCCCTGCCCCGGGCGCGGGCACAAAAAACCTGGGAACCCGAAGACGGGCCGCTGCCGGCACTGTTCGTCAGCCACGGTGCCCCGCCCACCCTGGATGACCCGCAATGGCTTGACGACCTTTTCACCTGGTCACAGAGCATGCCCAAGCCACGGGCCATCGTCGTCGTCTCAGCACATTGGGAAAACGCCCCGCTGGCCATCTCCGGCGCAGCTGCGGGCACTCCCCTCTACTACGACTTCGGCGGCTTCCACCCGCGCTATTACACCCTCCAATACGCCACACCGGATGCCACCCATCTGGCCCGGCGCATCGCCGCCACCCTGAGTGACACCACCACGGTGCACCACTACGCCGACAGGGGCCTCGACCACGGCGCCTTTATCCCGCTGATGGCCATGTACCCCGCCGCCGACGTCCCCGTCGTGCAGCTCAGCATGCCCAGCCTGGACCCCGAAGCCTTGCTGAAGCTGGGTCAGCGGCTACGCCAGCTCCGTAATGAAGGCATCCTCATCATCGGCTCCGGATTCATGACCCACAGTTTCGCCATCATGCGGAACCCCGCCCTCGTCGGCCACACAAAGGCCTTTGACGAATGGGCGGCCGATGCACTCTCCCATGGCGATATCGACGCGTTGACCGATTATCGCAATAAGGGTCCCGGCGTTGAGGTCGCACACCCCACCGCCGACCACTTCGTCCCCCTGCTCCTCACTCTCGGGGCAGGTTCAAAGCTCGGAGCGCCCGCCACCACAGCAATCGACCGCCTATGGTTCGGCAACTCCATCCGGTCACTCCAAGTCGCCTAA
- a CDS encoding DoxX family protein translates to MNIALWIVASALALAFLAAGLMKISQPQEKLAASGMGWAEDFNSGAVKAIGLAEVLGALGLILPAVTGIATFLVPVAATGLAVVMVGAIITHIKRGEKQAVVINAVLGALALFVAVGRFGPVPF, encoded by the coding sequence ATGAACATCGCCCTCTGGATTGTCGCTTCTGCCCTTGCCCTGGCCTTCCTGGCCGCGGGTTTGATGAAGATCTCCCAGCCGCAGGAGAAGCTCGCCGCTTCGGGCATGGGCTGGGCGGAAGACTTCAATTCCGGCGCCGTAAAAGCCATCGGCCTAGCTGAAGTCCTCGGCGCCCTGGGCCTGATCCTGCCGGCAGTCACGGGTATCGCCACTTTCCTCGTACCTGTCGCCGCCACCGGCCTGGCCGTCGTGATGGTCGGCGCCATCATCACCCACATCAAGCGCGGCGAGAAGCAGGCGGTTGTCATCAACGCCGTCCTGGGCGCGTTGGCACTCTTCGTCGCCGTCGGCCGCTTTGGCCCCGTCCCGTTCTAA
- a CDS encoding MarR family winged helix-turn-helix transcriptional regulator, with protein MERSLSVEAKEQSAAPRPASEPRWLSEEEQAVWIALGSVVFRLPGALDAQLQRDAGISHFEYVVMSVLSESPERTLRMSELAVMAEAMLPRLSQVVAKLEKRGWLRRAPDPADGRYTLATLTDDGWEKVVATAPGHVETVRSLVFDPLTKAQLKQVREISRRIMTAIDPEDRCLR; from the coding sequence ATGGAAAGGTCACTCAGTGTCGAAGCCAAGGAGCAGTCGGCGGCTCCCCGTCCTGCGAGCGAGCCACGCTGGCTGAGCGAGGAAGAACAGGCGGTCTGGATTGCCCTCGGCAGCGTTGTCTTTCGCCTGCCGGGTGCGCTGGATGCGCAGCTTCAGCGGGATGCCGGCATCAGCCATTTTGAGTACGTTGTCATGTCTGTTCTGTCCGAGTCCCCGGAACGCACGCTGAGGATGAGCGAGCTGGCCGTGATGGCCGAAGCTATGCTCCCGAGGCTGTCCCAGGTGGTGGCAAAATTGGAGAAGAGAGGCTGGCTCCGCAGGGCCCCCGACCCCGCCGATGGCAGGTACACACTGGCCACCCTCACCGACGATGGCTGGGAAAAGGTCGTTGCAACCGCGCCCGGCCACGTCGAGACCGTCCGCAGCCTCGTCTTTGACCCGCTGACCAAGGCCCAACTCAAACAAGTCCGCGAAATCAGCCGCCGCATCATGACCGCCATCGACCCGGAAGACCGCTGTCTGCGCTAA
- a CDS encoding cupin domain-containing protein: MSETVSAPTIDLEELIDSSIASRESRVVDFDTLKFQTKMGDKFRRGQVRYIGSGATGDHSDDNNILQAEHFTFSNMVLPAGCVGPEHTHPDVEEVFFVLEGQVEFCVHDVEDGTKTASRVLGYRDLIRVPAGVPRSLRTVSEDDALICVIIGAKKPEIPFYPPTSEMHGVTR, translated from the coding sequence ATGAGCGAAACCGTAAGTGCACCGACAATAGATCTTGAAGAGCTCATCGATTCGTCTATCGCGTCCCGTGAGAGCCGCGTCGTTGACTTTGACACTCTGAAGTTCCAGACGAAAATGGGAGACAAATTCCGGCGTGGCCAGGTCCGCTACATCGGCTCTGGCGCTACCGGGGACCACTCGGACGACAACAACATCCTCCAGGCCGAGCACTTCACGTTCTCTAACATGGTTCTGCCGGCCGGGTGCGTAGGACCGGAGCACACTCACCCCGACGTCGAAGAGGTGTTCTTTGTCCTCGAGGGGCAGGTGGAGTTCTGCGTCCACGATGTCGAGGACGGCACAAAGACGGCCAGTCGCGTTTTGGGCTACCGCGACCTCATTCGTGTTCCTGCAGGCGTTCCCCGGAGCCTTCGCACTGTCAGCGAAGATGATGCGCTGATCTGCGTAATCATCGGTGCGAAAAAGCCGGAGATTCCCTTCTACCCGCCGACATCCGAGATGCACGGAGTCACTCGCTAG
- a CDS encoding MarR family winged helix-turn-helix transcriptional regulator encodes MPDDTTEDDAIDRILADWLRERPDLDASSIGVLGRLLRLANQVRAVESSYFDEYGLTLASFDVLANLRRSGPPHRKTAGELATSSMLTTGGITFRLDRMEEQNLIERVRTREDRRVVYAQLTAHGKAVIDEALGKHLDKQRQMLSGLTLSELDQLAALLKKAEASVVAFDVNATEAVGQGS; translated from the coding sequence ATGCCTGACGATACGACTGAAGACGACGCTATTGACCGCATTCTGGCGGATTGGCTGCGTGAACGGCCGGACTTGGATGCGAGCTCCATTGGCGTCCTCGGGCGGCTCTTGCGGCTGGCCAATCAGGTCCGCGCTGTCGAAAGTTCCTACTTTGATGAGTACGGGCTGACACTTGCGTCCTTCGACGTCCTGGCCAACCTGCGCCGCTCCGGGCCACCGCACCGGAAGACTGCCGGAGAGCTCGCGACCTCCTCCATGCTCACGACCGGTGGCATTACTTTCCGGTTGGACAGGATGGAGGAGCAGAACCTCATTGAGAGAGTTCGGACCCGCGAAGACCGTCGGGTTGTCTATGCCCAGCTGACCGCACATGGCAAGGCTGTTATCGATGAGGCACTCGGAAAGCATTTAGACAAGCAACGTCAGATGTTGAGCGGTCTGACACTATCGGAACTCGATCAACTCGCAGCGCTGCTTAAGAAGGCAGAGGCATCGGTGGTCGCATTTGATGTAAATGCGACGGAAGCGGTTGGCCAAGGCTCCTGA
- a CDS encoding aspartate dehydrogenase domain-containing protein: MKAPVVQSGIRVSTNASERDENILVTVLHEPSVRAELTTYSQDSKDIMKSARTCRVGVIGYGAIGVPVVAGITTGRVTGAVLEGIISRSPLRSAPAKQLDLTEALESCDLLVECAGQEALVEHAEVVLRAGVDLLVTSIGALADREFSKQLNAAGPGRLFLTSGAVGGLDLLSSGARAGGYDRVTITTTKLPGSLVQPWMNEALVEEIRNARGPLDVYEGSAAEAALLFPKSLNAGAAVAIAVNNWDAVTVRVRADPAAELTSHVIEASGTIGEYRFEIRNKPSEDNPRTSGVVPFAVLRSLESIIGGRGGLI; the protein is encoded by the coding sequence GTGAAAGCACCGGTAGTTCAGAGTGGTATTCGAGTTAGCACTAATGCCTCCGAGCGTGACGAGAATATTCTCGTCACTGTGCTTCATGAACCCTCTGTGCGAGCGGAACTAACTACCTACTCTCAAGACTCGAAGGACATTATGAAGTCAGCACGCACCTGCCGGGTCGGAGTCATCGGTTACGGCGCCATCGGAGTACCCGTCGTTGCTGGGATTACTACGGGACGGGTCACAGGGGCTGTCTTGGAAGGGATCATCTCCCGGAGCCCGCTAAGGAGTGCTCCGGCGAAGCAGTTGGACCTGACGGAGGCTCTGGAAAGCTGCGACTTGCTAGTTGAATGTGCAGGTCAGGAAGCACTCGTCGAGCACGCCGAGGTTGTGCTCCGGGCGGGTGTTGACCTGCTCGTGACGTCTATTGGTGCCCTGGCAGATAGAGAATTCTCAAAGCAGCTCAATGCCGCCGGGCCGGGGCGGCTCTTCCTGACATCTGGCGCAGTTGGCGGCCTCGACCTTTTGTCCTCAGGCGCCCGTGCGGGAGGCTATGACAGAGTCACGATTACGACGACGAAGTTGCCGGGCTCCCTTGTCCAGCCCTGGATGAACGAGGCCTTGGTTGAGGAGATACGCAATGCTCGTGGCCCACTGGACGTTTATGAAGGATCGGCCGCTGAAGCCGCGCTGTTGTTCCCCAAGTCTCTAAACGCTGGCGCCGCCGTTGCCATCGCTGTTAACAACTGGGACGCTGTGACGGTCAGAGTACGGGCAGACCCCGCAGCGGAACTGACCAGCCACGTCATCGAAGCTTCTGGAACCATCGGGGAATATCGATTCGAAATCCGCAACAAGCCTTCTGAGGACAATCCGAGGACAAGCGGTGTAGTGCCGTTCGCCGTACTACGATCCCTGGAATCCATTATCGGTGGCCGGGGTGGACTGATATGA
- a CDS encoding Rieske 2Fe-2S domain-containing protein has translation MTTTTQTARPTSGKSRTKNVVGVRHEVDAKELAAMGLRDRWYPIYPSRFVGVGDMVKVKRLGVDWLLFRDATGRIRMLEDRCPHRSAPLSVGQHLGDRVACKYHGVQVDGNGTVISVPGMPGCALEGRTVTTSLAVAEAADTIFAFMPLTADSEVTEFKLPDRLANPEVSWFSNFAEWKGPWRFYMDNVLDPMHGAFLHRDSHSMFGGDTSARFRIRETDRGFFFEKTDQRGVNFDWVEYCREAMDYVDLEIPYAESAGPGGNFGIVGMATPIDANNSAIFHWRTRTVSDWERDVWRFMYKATLEEKHWAVLEQDREVLEALAADADKDEHLYQHDLGVARIRRIYEADAEKQAAVLRGEGL, from the coding sequence ATGACAACTACAACACAAACCGCACGTCCCACCAGCGGCAAGAGCAGGACAAAAAACGTCGTCGGCGTCCGCCACGAAGTCGATGCCAAGGAACTGGCAGCGATGGGCCTGCGGGACCGCTGGTACCCCATCTACCCCTCCCGCTTTGTCGGCGTTGGGGACATGGTCAAGGTCAAGCGCCTGGGCGTGGACTGGCTGCTGTTTCGCGATGCCACCGGACGTATTCGCATGCTAGAGGACCGCTGCCCCCACCGCAGCGCCCCCCTCTCAGTCGGTCAGCACCTCGGAGACCGCGTGGCCTGCAAATATCACGGAGTGCAGGTCGATGGAAACGGTACGGTAATTTCCGTTCCTGGCATGCCCGGATGTGCCCTCGAAGGCCGAACCGTTACCACGTCGCTGGCAGTTGCAGAAGCAGCCGACACCATCTTTGCGTTCATGCCACTGACAGCTGACTCCGAGGTAACGGAGTTCAAGCTGCCGGACCGCTTGGCCAATCCGGAAGTTTCCTGGTTCTCGAACTTCGCGGAATGGAAGGGGCCCTGGCGCTTCTACATGGACAACGTCCTGGATCCGATGCACGGCGCTTTCCTCCACCGCGACTCACACTCCATGTTCGGCGGAGACACCAGCGCCCGCTTCCGCATCCGCGAAACTGATCGCGGCTTCTTCTTTGAGAAGACAGACCAGCGCGGCGTGAACTTCGACTGGGTCGAATACTGCCGCGAAGCTATGGACTACGTCGATCTGGAAATCCCCTATGCCGAGTCTGCAGGGCCCGGCGGGAATTTTGGCATCGTCGGTATGGCCACTCCCATTGATGCAAACAACTCGGCAATTTTCCACTGGCGTACCCGCACCGTCTCCGACTGGGAGCGGGACGTCTGGCGGTTCATGTACAAGGCGACACTTGAGGAAAAGCACTGGGCAGTCCTCGAACAGGACCGCGAAGTCCTCGAAGCACTCGCCGCAGACGCCGACAAAGATGAACATCTCTACCAGCATGACCTTGGCGTCGCACGGATCAGGCGCATATACGAAGCCGACGCAGAAAAGCAGGCCGCCGTCCTCAGAGGGGAAGGCCTGTAA
- a CDS encoding recombinase-like helix-turn-helix domain-containing protein has translation MPEQYLEPNQARTGPATPYEKKLAGALSEIFAGGSKDLPGVVAGLNGLGLNAPDGSSWDEARFRAEMRRLGE, from the coding sequence GTGCCTGAACAGTACCTAGAACCGAATCAGGCCCGCACCGGGCCTGCGACTCCCTACGAGAAGAAACTCGCCGGGGCACTCAGCGAGATCTTCGCCGGCGGCTCAAAAGATCTGCCAGGAGTGGTTGCAGGTTTGAACGGCCTCGGTCTAAATGCTCCGGATGGCAGCTCGTGGGACGAAGCCCGTTTCCGCGCCGAAATGCGACGATTGGGAGAATAA